A genome region from Pseudomonas sp. N3-W includes the following:
- a CDS encoding C40 family peptidase — translation MRKHILSAIEAHAAAEYPKECCGLLLAIGRKQQYYPCRNIAAEPNEEFRIDPEDYAAAEDLGEIIGIVHSHPDATSRPSPRDLAMCEAMALPWHILSWPEADLRTVVPTGSTPLLNRPFVHGAWDCWAICAEWYQREWGIEFEVFQRADGWWESTDNASLYEANYEAAGFYRVDQPQRGDMVVMEVGRTVHPNHAGIFLGAEPALPDEDAVTFGPGPFLLHHLYGRPSEIVVFGGPWLQRTRLVLRHKSAQ, via the coding sequence ATGCGCAAACACATCCTGAGCGCGATCGAGGCTCACGCGGCGGCCGAGTACCCGAAAGAGTGCTGCGGACTGCTGCTGGCGATTGGACGCAAGCAGCAGTATTACCCGTGCCGCAACATCGCCGCCGAGCCAAACGAAGAGTTCCGGATTGACCCGGAAGACTACGCAGCAGCGGAAGACCTGGGCGAGATCATCGGTATCGTTCACTCACATCCAGACGCCACCAGCAGGCCGTCGCCGCGCGACCTGGCCATGTGTGAAGCCATGGCCTTGCCCTGGCACATTCTGAGCTGGCCTGAGGCGGACCTGAGAACCGTCGTCCCGACCGGCAGTACACCGCTACTCAATCGGCCATTCGTACACGGTGCTTGGGACTGTTGGGCAATATGCGCCGAATGGTACCAACGGGAATGGGGGATTGAGTTCGAGGTCTTCCAGCGCGCCGATGGCTGGTGGGAAAGCACCGATAACGCCAGTTTGTACGAGGCCAACTACGAGGCGGCCGGGTTCTACCGTGTTGATCAGCCTCAGCGCGGCGACATGGTTGTGATGGAGGTAGGGCGGACGGTTCACCCGAACCATGCCGGAATATTTCTCGGCGCCGAGCCCGCGCTTCCCGATGAGGATGCCGTTACCTTCGGTCCTGGTCCGTTCCTGTTGCACCACCTTTACGGCAGGCCGTCCGAGATCGTTGTCTTCGGTGGGCCATGGCTTCAGCGCACACGCTTGGTGCTGCGTCACAAGAGCGC
- a CDS encoding phage minor tail protein L, with protein MPLISDIQVLEPGSEVLLFELDGSEYGADVLRVHGHAIPHSPAELMAAGDNVDQLPAKAIWFQGNEYSAWPMQIDGIESNGDGTAVRPSLSVGNVNGRITALCLAFDDLLEFKLTMRHTLGTYLDAQNFPAGNRTADPTQETIEVWYIDQKTNEDGETVSWELASPGDVGGESIGRQATTLCHWCLTGGYRGPNCGYTGRYFTKDGVPTDNPELDECDATLGRGCIPRFGEGNAYPFGGFPAVSLVARS; from the coding sequence ATGCCGCTGATCAGTGATATCCAGGTGCTTGAGCCTGGCAGCGAGGTGCTGCTCTTCGAATTGGATGGCTCGGAATATGGGGCTGACGTGCTGCGTGTCCACGGGCACGCCATCCCGCATTCACCCGCCGAATTGATGGCTGCCGGCGACAACGTGGACCAGTTGCCCGCCAAAGCGATTTGGTTCCAGGGCAACGAGTACAGTGCCTGGCCGATGCAAATCGACGGCATTGAGTCAAACGGCGACGGCACGGCGGTTCGGCCATCTCTGTCGGTCGGCAACGTCAACGGGCGCATCACCGCTCTCTGCCTGGCATTCGACGATCTGCTGGAGTTCAAGCTGACTATGCGTCACACGTTGGGCACCTACCTCGACGCGCAGAACTTCCCGGCCGGCAATCGAACGGCAGATCCGACCCAGGAGACGATTGAGGTCTGGTACATCGACCAGAAGACGAACGAGGACGGGGAGACGGTCAGCTGGGAGCTTGCCAGCCCGGGCGATGTCGGCGGCGAGTCTATCGGCCGGCAGGCGACTACGCTTTGCCATTGGTGCCTTACTGGCGGTTACCGGGGGCCGAACTGCGGCTATACCGGCCGCTACTTCACAAAGGACGGCGTGCCCACGGATAACCCTGAACTGGATGAGTGCGACGCCACGCTGGGCCGGGGCTGCATTCCGCGTTTCGGCGAAGGGAATGCTTATCCGTTCGGCGGTTTCCCCGCCGTGTCCCTCGTTGCCAGGAGCTGA